A region from the Desulfobaccales bacterium genome encodes:
- a CDS encoding cold-shock protein encodes MKERGRVKWFNDSKGFGFISRENGPDVFVHHSAIQSEGFRTLAEDQEVEFEVVQGQKGPQAQNVTKL; translated from the coding sequence ATGAAGGAAAGAGGAAGAGTTAAGTGGTTTAACGATTCTAAGGGATTTGGTTTTATTTCCCGAGAGAACGGCCCCGATGTCTTTGTGCACCACAGCGCGATCCAGAGCGAAGGCTTCCGGACCCTGGCAGAGGACCAGGAAGTCGAGTTTGAGGTGGTCCAGGGCCAGAAAGGCCCGCAGGCGCAAAACGTCACCAAGCTCTAA